A genomic stretch from Dissulfurispira thermophila includes:
- the recJ gene encoding single-stranded-DNA-specific exonuclease RecJ translates to MKKWLVNRTNPEYVDYISRIAGVSPAFAQVLINRGIKTPESLHAFLNPVVDKLSDSFELPHIKIAMDRIKEAKKNGERVLIHGDYDADGVTATAIMVEGLKKIGIDVHYFIPNRVEHGYGFGSAGVEKAKEIGAKLIITVDCGITSFDAVSAAKSLGIDVVITDHHEPAKKAIGNGQEAIGEYELPDALAIINPKLLNSSLVTHHLSLLSGAGVAFKFITALFENNIDDVYDLFDLAAIGTAADVVPVIGDNRIILKEGIKLIRSGQRPGIRALKDASGIRADFFKTSLLYYILIPRINAPGRMSDANNVVRLLTTKLDAEAEELAMWLQDMNCKRQEIEESVYKEALKMLEKTEVAGAIVLASEGWHHGVVGIVASRIAEQYYRPTFILSIENGIAKGSARSIPPFDIHYALTCCRDILKRFGGHKQAAGLSLLSDDIEKFSSVISEIVINNLSEDDFVPVLNIDASVDMSDISIELIDEISRLEPFGYGNEEPLFGAKGLEVIQPRIVGNNHLKMHLRQNGRRIDSIGFDFGELLDTVESHSLIDAVFLPIINEWDGGRYLQLNLKAIRPSV, encoded by the coding sequence GTGAAGAAGTGGTTGGTAAATAGAACCAACCCCGAGTATGTTGATTATATATCAAGGATTGCAGGCGTATCCCCTGCATTTGCACAGGTATTGATAAACAGGGGAATTAAAACCCCTGAATCGCTGCATGCCTTTCTTAATCCTGTTGTTGATAAATTATCCGATTCATTCGAACTGCCTCATATTAAAATCGCGATGGACAGAATCAAAGAGGCAAAAAAAAACGGAGAAAGAGTCCTTATTCACGGTGACTATGATGCTGATGGTGTTACTGCAACAGCAATAATGGTTGAAGGTCTCAAGAAAATCGGTATTGATGTTCATTATTTTATTCCAAATAGGGTAGAGCATGGTTACGGATTTGGCAGTGCAGGAGTTGAAAAGGCAAAAGAAATTGGTGCAAAGCTTATAATTACTGTAGACTGTGGAATAACATCATTTGATGCTGTATCTGCTGCTAAATCTCTCGGTATAGATGTTGTAATTACAGACCATCATGAACCAGCAAAAAAGGCAATAGGCAATGGGCAAGAGGCAATAGGGGAATATGAGTTGCCGGATGCACTGGCAATTATTAATCCCAAGCTCCTCAATTCATCGCTTGTTACTCATCACTTATCACTCTTATCCGGTGCTGGGGTGGCATTTAAGTTCATAACAGCACTTTTTGAAAATAATATTGATGATGTATATGATCTATTTGACCTTGCCGCAATTGGGACTGCTGCTGATGTCGTGCCTGTGATAGGAGACAACAGGATTATTCTTAAAGAGGGTATTAAATTAATACGGTCAGGACAAAGGCCGGGTATCAGGGCATTGAAAGATGCGTCAGGAATACGAGCTGATTTTTTTAAAACATCTCTTCTATATTACATCTTGATACCAAGAATCAATGCTCCGGGCAGGATGTCGGATGCAAACAATGTTGTTAGGCTTTTGACCACGAAATTAGATGCAGAGGCAGAGGAATTGGCTATGTGGCTTCAGGATATGAATTGCAAAAGACAGGAGATAGAGGAATCTGTCTATAAAGAGGCATTGAAGATGCTCGAGAAGACTGAAGTTGCCGGAGCCATTGTTCTTGCATCAGAAGGATGGCATCACGGTGTGGTTGGTATTGTAGCGTCAAGGATTGCGGAGCAGTATTATAGACCAACATTTATATTATCTATAGAAAATGGCATAGCTAAAGGCTCTGCAAGGAGTATACCTCCTTTTGATATACATTACGCTCTCACTTGCTGCAGGGATATACTAAAAAGATTCGGTGGTCACAAACAGGCAGCGGGATTGAGTCTTTTATCAGACGATATTGAAAAGTTCAGTTCAGTGATTTCAGAAATCGTTATAAATAATCTTTCTGAAGATGATTTTGTTCCTGTTTTGAATATAGATGCATCAGTTGATATGTCAGATATCAGCATAGAACTTATAGATGAAATCTCAAGACTTGAACCCTTTGGTTATGGTAATGAAGAGCCGTTATTCGGCGCAAAAGGACTGGAAGTAATACAGCCAAGGATTGTTGGGAATAACCATCTGAAGATGCATTTAAGGCAGAATGGGCGCAGGATAGACAGCATTGGATTTGATTTTGGAGAACTTTTGGATACTGTTGAAAGTCATTCACTGATTGATGCTGTGTTTTTGCCGATAATAAATGAATGGGATGGTGGCAGATATTTGCAGTTGAATCTTAAGGCAATAAGACCATCAGTATGA
- the panB gene encoding 3-methyl-2-oxobutanoate hydroxymethyltransferase — translation MKVTINDFFKKKQEGHKITMLTAYDYPFAQIVDEAGIDAILVGDSLAMVVQGLDNTLPVTMEEMIYHTRMVSRAAKRAMVVADMPYLSYQVSIEEAIRNAGRFIKEAGAQAVKIEGGREVADKVEAMTKAEIPVIAHIGLTPQAVHRMGGYKVQGRTEDAAKRLLEDAKMLQDAGAFSIILEAIPAGLALQITEDLTIPTIGIGAGAYCNGQVLVIHDVLGLFERFVPKFVKRYANLKGDALDAIRQYKEEVEKGLFPGKEQSF, via the coding sequence ATGAAAGTTACGATTAATGATTTTTTTAAGAAGAAACAAGAAGGACATAAGATCACCATGCTTACTGCATATGATTACCCTTTTGCGCAGATTGTTGATGAGGCAGGAATAGATGCGATATTAGTGGGCGATTCACTGGCAATGGTTGTTCAGGGGCTTGATAACACCCTTCCTGTAACAATGGAGGAAATGATATATCACACAAGGATGGTTTCGAGGGCGGCAAAGAGGGCTATGGTTGTAGCTGATATGCCTTATCTTTCATATCAGGTAAGTATCGAAGAGGCAATAAGGAATGCAGGAAGATTTATTAAAGAAGCTGGTGCGCAGGCTGTAAAGATAGAAGGTGGAAGGGAAGTAGCTGATAAAGTTGAGGCAATGACAAAGGCAGAGATTCCTGTTATTGCGCATATTGGTCTTACTCCACAGGCTGTTCACAGGATGGGAGGATATAAGGTGCAGGGCAGGACAGAGGATGCAGCAAAGAGGCTATTAGAAGATGCAAAGATGCTTCAGGATGCAGGAGCATTTTCTATAATTCTTGAGGCAATCCCTGCAGGTCTTGCATTGCAGATAACAGAAGACCTGACAATACCAACAATCGGTATAGGTGCTGGAGCATACTGCAACGGACAGGTCTTGGTCATACACGATGTGCTTGGATTATTCGAGAGGTTTGTTCCAAAGTTTGTTAAAAGGTATGCAAATCTTAAAGGTGATGCATTGGATGCAATAAGGCAGTATAAGGAAGAGGTCGAAAAGGGCTTGTTTCCTGGAAAAGAACAATCTTTTTAG
- the secF gene encoding protein translocase subunit SecF, giving the protein MFELLKGTKMDFMSKKIYTFVISGIFSLLGIFAIVQIGLGRANLGVDFAGGTAVQIKFAQTVKLQDVRKALDEGGLKDFDLQDLPTENKILVRVKKQEEKLGGFSEKINQILLQKFSDKKPVIDSVTEIGPKVGSRLKKDAMWAVIIATIGILVYVAWRFQFRFGVGATIATFHDVLAVLGIFYISGKEMNLIFLSALLTIAGYSLTDTVVVFDRIRENIKKMLKEPIEVIVNKSINEVLSRTIVTSLTTFLAAFALFLFGGEVIHDFALAMLIGIAIGTYSSIFVASPVVVLLGRKRGPKKVA; this is encoded by the coding sequence ATGTTCGAGTTATTAAAAGGCACTAAAATGGATTTTATGAGTAAAAAGATATATACCTTTGTGATTTCAGGGATATTTTCTTTGCTTGGTATTTTTGCTATTGTTCAGATAGGGCTTGGCAGGGCAAATTTAGGAGTTGATTTTGCAGGGGGTACGGCAGTTCAGATCAAGTTTGCACAGACTGTCAAGCTTCAGGATGTAAGAAAGGCACTTGATGAAGGAGGGCTTAAGGACTTTGATCTTCAGGATCTGCCAACTGAAAATAAAATACTTGTAAGGGTAAAAAAACAAGAAGAGAAACTCGGTGGTTTTTCAGAAAAGATCAACCAGATTCTATTACAAAAATTTTCGGATAAAAAACCTGTTATTGATTCTGTGACAGAGATAGGACCAAAGGTTGGTTCAAGATTGAAGAAGGATGCCATGTGGGCAGTTATTATAGCTACCATAGGCATACTGGTATATGTTGCATGGAGATTTCAGTTTAGATTTGGAGTTGGTGCAACAATTGCAACATTTCATGATGTTTTAGCGGTGCTTGGAATTTTTTATATATCAGGTAAGGAAATGAATCTCATCTTTTTGAGTGCATTGCTTACTATTGCAGGATATTCTCTCACAGATACAGTTGTTGTATTTGATAGGATAAGGGAAAATATAAAGAAGATGCTCAAAGAGCCTATAGAAGTGATAGTTAACAAAAGCATTAATGAGGTTCTTTCACGGACAATTGTAACATCACTAACAACATTTCTTGCGGCCTTTGCATTATTTTTATTTGGCGGCGAGGTTATACACGATTTTGCTCTTGCAATGTTAATAGGCATTGCTATTGGAACATACTCCTCTATTTTTGTTGCAAGCCCTGTTGTTGTGCTTTTGGGCAGAAAGAGGGGTCCCAAAAAAGTCGCATGA
- a CDS encoding coiled-coil domain-containing protein: MPTLELEERVARLEGRIDEHLNIGAKFFESISVKLTLLEDKGDRNKEDLEQKIDRTNEKLEKKIDNFREELNQKIDKVNESLNQKIDKNREELNQRIDKLEMAIDLMRKEIYTNFRWIVGIQITTWITVLLAILFNK, from the coding sequence ATGCCAACACTTGAATTAGAAGAAAGGGTTGCAAGACTTGAAGGCAGAATAGATGAGCATTTAAATATTGGTGCGAAATTTTTTGAATCAATAAGCGTAAAACTTACACTTCTTGAGGATAAAGGTGACAGAAATAAAGAAGACCTTGAGCAGAAAATAGATAGAACTAATGAAAAACTTGAAAAAAAGATAGACAATTTTAGAGAGGAACTCAATCAAAAGATAGACAAAGTAAACGAATCCCTTAATCAGAAGATAGACAAAAATAGAGAAGAACTTAATCAAAGGATAGATAAACTTGAGATGGCAATAGATCTCATGAGAAAAGAGATATACACAAATTTCCGCTGGATAGTCGGGATTCAGATAACTACATGGATAACAGTCTTACTTGCCATACTGTTTAATAAATAA
- a CDS encoding ABC transporter substrate-binding protein has translation MNNIKSFASFLAAAYIVFFSVSICESADVIVVGDTNLRPVIEIISGIRERLGSPIKIYSPSGVKGRLRDIVENEDASVVVALGSEALGEALKLPSSIAVIYDLVIVPPEIDRPNTTGVYMATPVKEYIDIVNSYLPQIKRIAVVGSRDLMRILDGTASPQVAAYNVRSSFEFVNAVKQVDSVGAILLLPDVRLLTDTTVEEVFLSAFRKNIPILGISEKHVKYGALMSITFNPVNVGRQIAEKASKALNGIDMGTLPPSPSREFDIYININTAKKMGIHISQELLRKVKRVYP, from the coding sequence ATGAATAATATTAAATCTTTTGCATCTTTTTTGGCTGCCGCATATATTGTTTTTTTTTCTGTTTCTATCTGTGAATCAGCAGATGTGATTGTTGTTGGCGATACTAATCTAAGGCCTGTAATCGAGATTATATCCGGCATAAGAGAAAGGTTAGGCTCACCTATAAAAATATACTCTCCTTCTGGTGTTAAAGGCAGATTAAGAGATATTGTAGAGAATGAGGATGCAAGTGTTGTGGTAGCACTTGGAAGTGAGGCACTTGGAGAGGCACTTAAACTGCCATCATCCATTGCAGTGATCTATGACCTTGTCATAGTTCCTCCTGAGATTGACAGACCGAATACAACAGGTGTTTATATGGCAACGCCTGTGAAGGAGTATATTGATATTGTTAATAGTTATCTGCCTCAAATTAAGCGAATAGCTGTTGTAGGCAGCCGAGACTTGATGAGGATACTCGATGGAACTGCCAGTCCACAGGTGGCTGCTTATAATGTGAGGAGCTCTTTTGAATTTGTAAACGCTGTAAAACAAGTTGATTCAGTTGGTGCTATTTTGCTTTTACCTGATGTGAGACTGCTTACCGACACAACTGTAGAAGAGGTCTTTTTATCTGCATTCAGAAAAAATATACCTATACTCGGTATTTCAGAAAAGCATGTGAAATATGGTGCGCTCATGTCTATTACATTTAATCCTGTAAATGTTGGAAGACAGATTGCAGAGAAGGCATCAAAGGCACTCAATGGAATAGATATGGGGACATTACCACCTTCTCCTTCTCGAGAGTTTGATATTTACATAAATATAAACACAGCTAAGAAAATGGGTATACACATCTCACAAGAACTTCTGAGGAAGGTAAAAAGGGTATATCCATGA
- a CDS encoding TonB-dependent receptor plug domain-containing protein produces MEVFDTKKFNVLGGKSLGEFQISGAVDYINADGLKLLIESDRLSATQPSITMAPGKADLHLEKTDIFLKALYGNLSFKGQYIKKNHGAFGISYALTDENSLRFTNFWNELSYSQTIMDNLSAQVRLYFDQFEQDARVELFPEGFTSTAGTFPDGAFARALLKNRTLGTELQFEYKLSENNHLIVGGLYENIRQFDVKMHINYDPRTATADLLPLGSFQDVTSWANFNKDAKREVWAAFIQDEWEIRDNLNVTAGVRYDHYSDFKDAFNPRMGVVWGFVKNAELKLLYGQAFRAPNFIELYNANNPTVLGNPGLKPEKINTYEAGVGYRFTDNFRIDANYFYNKIDDLIVRDTSITPTPKYANKGGADVKGIEIEMRGNYTSSNYWKLSYTYQEPKDSDTNERLPNVPSQRATASLNYELSKYINSHIDVLWTGSRPRAPGDTRSKMPSYATVDLTLIAKNIYRGLEIKGTIYNLLDKRYRDPDTSGSLQLIPNDFPREGISALVSVRYKF; encoded by the coding sequence GTGGAAGTTTTTGATACCAAAAAGTTCAATGTCCTCGGCGGCAAGTCATTGGGTGAGTTTCAAATCTCGGGTGCTGTTGATTATATAAATGCAGACGGCCTGAAACTTCTGATAGAGAGTGATCGCCTTTCAGCAACGCAGCCTTCGATTACAATGGCTCCCGGAAAAGCTGACCTGCACCTTGAGAAGACCGATATCTTTTTAAAGGCCTTATACGGCAACCTGAGTTTTAAAGGACAATATATAAAGAAAAACCATGGCGCATTCGGCATTTCCTATGCCCTTACAGATGAAAATTCTTTGAGATTTACCAATTTCTGGAATGAATTAAGTTATAGCCAAACAATCATGGATAACCTTTCTGCACAAGTCAGGTTGTATTTTGACCAGTTTGAACAGGACGCAAGGGTGGAGCTTTTTCCTGAGGGATTTACATCAACAGCAGGCACATTTCCTGATGGTGCATTTGCAAGAGCGCTCCTGAAAAACAGGACGCTCGGTACGGAGCTTCAATTTGAGTACAAGCTGTCTGAGAATAATCACCTGATAGTCGGCGGCCTGTATGAGAATATAAGACAGTTTGATGTAAAGATGCATATAAACTATGATCCAAGAACAGCTACAGCAGACCTTCTTCCCCTCGGCTCCTTTCAGGATGTAACCTCATGGGCAAATTTTAATAAAGATGCAAAAAGGGAGGTATGGGCAGCCTTTATTCAGGATGAATGGGAGATAAGAGACAACTTGAATGTTACTGCTGGAGTCAGATATGACCATTACAGCGACTTCAAGGATGCCTTTAATCCACGAATGGGTGTCGTATGGGGTTTTGTGAAAAATGCAGAGCTTAAACTCCTCTATGGACAGGCATTTAGGGCGCCCAACTTTATTGAATTATACAATGCAAATAATCCTACTGTTTTAGGTAATCCGGGTCTCAAACCAGAAAAGATAAATACATACGAAGCAGGTGTGGGATATAGATTTACGGACAATTTCAGGATTGATGCGAACTATTTTTACAATAAGATTGATGACCTTATTGTCAGAGATACGTCAATAACACCTACCCCGAAATATGCAAATAAGGGAGGCGCAGATGTCAAGGGCATAGAGATAGAGATGAGGGGAAACTATACATCTTCGAATTATTGGAAATTGAGTTATACATATCAGGAACCAAAAGACTCTGATACAAATGAAAGACTGCCAAATGTGCCTTCCCAGAGGGCAACCGCAAGTTTGAACTATGAACTTTCAAAGTATATAAATTCACATATCGATGTTTTATGGACAGGCTCAAGACCGAGGGCTCCGGGAGATACGAGGTCAAAGATGCCTTCATATGCTACTGTGGATTTAACTCTGATTGCTAAAAATATCTATAGAGGACTCGAGATAAAAGGTACAATTTATAATTTGCTGGACAAGAGATATAGAGATCCTGATACATCAGGTTCTTTACAACTTATACCTAATGACTTTCCGAGGGAAGGAATTTCTGCTTTAGTAAGCGTGAGGTATAAATTTTAA
- a CDS encoding NAD(P)H-hydrate dehydratase has product MVYADRNKAIEVYLGMKVATGQEMREIDRITIEDYGIPGLVLMERAGLAVALKVKEFYPDKKIVILCGGGNNGGDGIVAARNLHNWGFKVNVLIFAKKNALSADCNTQYQIAKKFGIPIEFRDSINERDIHGAVVIDAIFGTGLSRYVKGNLIEVFAFINASGVPVVAVDIPSGVSSDTGEILGEAIMADITVTFGLPKVGHFLHPGAEYSGKLFVEDIGFPAELICSEVLKVNLINSQTASSLIPARYINSHKGDYGHVLVIAGSKGKTGAALMTAKACLRSGSGLVTLAVPESLANVFQDRVTEEMTLPLPDDGRGVISLKAVDVILKFIAGKIDAIAVGPGIGVSSDMERVMTELIQKSTVPLVIDADGINSIAEGVPRKILTKAKSPVILTPHTGEMARLLSASSTKGQWSMEVRKNRIDIARAFSKETGAYLVLKGTPTIVANPEGSVFINTTGNPGMATAGSGDVLTGIIASLLGQGLNPQNASLFGVYMHGLAGDIAAESIGEHSLIASDIIGFLPDAFLKLQG; this is encoded by the coding sequence GTGGTATATGCAGACAGGAATAAAGCCATAGAGGTATATCTGGGAATGAAGGTTGCCACTGGTCAAGAAATGCGAGAGATTGACAGAATTACCATAGAGGACTATGGCATTCCAGGTCTTGTTCTCATGGAGAGGGCTGGGCTTGCAGTTGCTCTAAAAGTAAAGGAATTCTATCCAGATAAAAAGATAGTTATCCTTTGCGGAGGCGGCAATAATGGTGGAGACGGAATAGTTGCTGCAAGGAATCTGCATAATTGGGGATTTAAGGTTAATGTATTAATATTTGCAAAGAAGAATGCATTGAGTGCTGATTGTAATACACAATATCAGATTGCTAAAAAATTTGGCATTCCCATTGAGTTCAGGGATTCAATAAATGAAAGAGATATACATGGTGCTGTTGTAATTGATGCAATATTTGGTACAGGTCTCAGCCGCTATGTAAAAGGAAATCTTATAGAGGTCTTTGCATTTATCAATGCTTCAGGTGTTCCTGTCGTTGCAGTTGATATTCCATCTGGCGTTTCTTCAGATACAGGGGAGATTCTTGGAGAGGCAATAATGGCTGATATTACTGTTACATTTGGTTTACCAAAGGTGGGACATTTTCTTCATCCCGGTGCTGAATATTCAGGCAAATTATTTGTTGAAGATATAGGATTCCCAGCCGAGTTGATATGTTCTGAGGTTCTTAAAGTAAATCTTATCAACAGTCAAACAGCATCAAGCCTTATCCCTGCAAGATATATAAATTCTCATAAAGGTGATTATGGGCATGTTTTAGTTATAGCAGGCTCTAAAGGTAAAACAGGTGCTGCACTGATGACTGCAAAGGCATGTCTCAGAAGTGGTTCGGGTCTCGTAACTTTGGCTGTTCCAGAATCATTGGCGAATGTTTTTCAAGATAGGGTTACAGAGGAAATGACCTTACCTCTTCCTGACGATGGTAGAGGTGTGATCTCATTAAAGGCAGTAGATGTCATTCTGAAATTTATTGCTGGCAAGATCGATGCCATTGCAGTTGGTCCTGGTATCGGAGTTTCATCTGACATGGAAAGAGTTATGACAGAGCTTATTCAAAAATCAACTGTTCCGCTTGTGATAGATGCAGATGGAATAAATTCAATAGCAGAGGGCGTGCCAAGAAAAATCTTAACAAAGGCAAAGTCACCTGTTATTCTTACGCCTCATACCGGTGAAATGGCGAGGCTTTTATCAGCGTCAAGTACCAAGGGTCAATGGTCAATGGAAGTACGAAAAAATAGAATCGATATTGCAAGAGCATTTTCAAAAGAAACAGGGGCATATCTTGTATTAAAAGGAACACCTACGATTGTTGCAAATCCCGAAGGCAGTGTCTTTATAAATACAACAGGAAATCCGGGTATGGCCACAGCAGGCTCAGGAGATGTCTTAACAGGAATTATTGCCTCTTTGCTTGGGCAAGGATTGAATCCTCAGAATGCGTCTTTGTTTGGTGTTTATATGCATGGGCTTGCAGGAGATATTGCAGCAGAGTCAATTGGAGAACATTCTTTGATTGCATCGGATATTATTGGCTTCTTGCCTGATGCATTTTTAAAGTTGCAAGGTTGA
- a CDS encoding ATP-binding protein, with amino-acid sequence MRLTFRAKALFLMISILIFVSMVYTYEAIKTEKEISRKEIIKRSEVVTTLASKTVELPIISENAELLKKTAAFIRNSPDVAFVSFYDKKENLLIHEGSLFPERLPQLSSNFPLSFFEERDFFIFYAPVYTIRASEDIGIFQEDALKQTIDHIGWVRIGFSKAAIKEMENKIVARGVVLALIFTVSSSFIVYFLITIATRPLSVLSNAVRRIKEGDYTEIQIKPTGDEIGELAVEFNRMTSAIKDRESRIMESEKKIRDLFERVEHAIFRLDKDGNIIETNRKFDELCGGANRFCGLFSSDMEGLRLQKVLSAGGMKNLEERLMGKDGNELIVIMSVYPEFDEHGEVIGFDGYFVDITEKKRLEETLIQTQKLDSLGMLAGGIAHDFNNILTGVLGYASLLKSTVPETDKMYKYIDTIEKSASRAANLAQQLLGFARKGKYVMTKLSVNDLVKELASFLKETFDRSITIVVETEENLPPVEGDSNQLYQAIMNLCINARDAMPEGGRLYIKTEFYLLHDEKVVDYFQIPPGEYVRVSVTDTGVGMTADVKKKIFEPFYTTKGIGKGTGLGLAMVYGIIKNHGGYITVYSEPGLGTTVRLYLPKGDGTVEEKKGDKAMIDERPKKGTILLIDDEEVVRELGKDILEAYDYEVLLAIHGNEGVRVFNECKDKIDLVILDMVMPEKGGRQTFKEIRALKPDAKVLICTGYGEEQYFYELFEAGAVGFLQKPFQHTELLSKVEEAMAR; translated from the coding sequence ATGAGATTGACATTCAGGGCAAAGGCGCTTTTTTTGATGATTTCGATACTCATTTTCGTGTCAATGGTATATACCTATGAAGCAATAAAGACAGAAAAAGAAATATCAAGGAAAGAGATTATAAAAAGGTCTGAGGTTGTAACCACATTGGCAAGCAAGACGGTTGAATTGCCCATCATTTCTGAAAATGCAGAACTTCTAAAAAAAACCGCAGCATTTATAAGAAACTCTCCTGATGTTGCATTTGTATCTTTTTATGATAAAAAAGAAAATCTATTGATACACGAAGGCAGTCTGTTCCCAGAAAGACTTCCTCAACTGTCTTCCAATTTTCCGCTGTCATTTTTTGAGGAAAGGGACTTTTTTATTTTTTATGCACCTGTATATACAATAAGGGCATCAGAGGATATAGGCATATTTCAAGAAGACGCCTTAAAACAGACCATAGATCACATAGGATGGGTAAGGATAGGATTCTCTAAAGCTGCTATAAAGGAGATGGAAAACAAAATAGTTGCAAGGGGAGTTGTGCTTGCATTGATTTTTACTGTAAGCAGCAGTTTTATTGTCTATTTTTTGATTACAATAGCCACCCGCCCACTATCTGTGCTTTCTAATGCTGTAAGGAGAATAAAAGAGGGAGATTATACCGAGATACAGATAAAGCCCACCGGTGATGAGATTGGTGAATTAGCTGTGGAATTTAACAGAATGACATCTGCAATAAAGGATAGAGAGTCAAGAATAATGGAGTCTGAAAAGAAGATAAGAGATCTTTTTGAGAGGGTTGAACATGCTATTTTCAGGCTTGATAAAGATGGCAATATAATTGAGACGAACAGGAAATTCGATGAACTCTGCGGTGGTGCAAATAGATTTTGCGGGTTATTTAGTTCTGACATGGAAGGACTGAGGTTGCAAAAGGTCTTATCTGCAGGGGGCATGAAAAATTTAGAAGAGAGGCTTATGGGTAAAGACGGTAATGAGCTTATTGTGATTATGAGTGTATATCCTGAGTTTGATGAACATGGTGAAGTTATAGGATTTGATGGTTATTTTGTTGATATAACAGAAAAAAAGAGACTTGAGGAAACCCTTATTCAGACCCAAAAGCTTGACAGTCTCGGAATGTTGGCAGGCGGTATTGCCCACGATTTTAATAATATTCTAACAGGTGTTCTTGGCTATGCATCATTGCTAAAGAGTACCGTGCCAGAGACAGACAAGATGTATAAGTATATAGATACAATAGAGAAATCAGCATCAAGGGCTGCAAATCTTGCACAGCAACTTCTTGGTTTTGCGAGAAAAGGCAAATATGTAATGACAAAATTGTCAGTCAATGACCTTGTGAAAGAACTTGCGTCATTTTTAAAGGAGACATTTGACAGGAGTATAACTATTGTAGTGGAAACAGAGGAAAATCTCCCGCCTGTTGAAGGAGACAGCAATCAACTTTATCAGGCGATTATGAATCTCTGTATAAATGCACGGGATGCAATGCCGGAAGGTGGCAGGCTTTATATAAAAACAGAATTTTATCTGCTCCATGATGAAAAAGTCGTTGATTATTTCCAGATCCCACCTGGCGAATATGTTCGCGTGAGTGTTACTGATACAGGTGTTGGAATGACTGCTGATGTAAAGAAAAAGATATTTGAACCTTTCTACACAACAAAAGGTATTGGTAAAGGAACAGGACTTGGTCTTGCCATGGTTTATGGCATAATAAAAAATCATGGAGGTTATATAACTGTTTATTCCGAGCCGGGCCTTGGCACTACTGTGCGTCTATATCTTCCGAAAGGAGACGGAACAGTAGAAGAAAAAAAGGGGGACAAAGCCATGATAGATGAAAGACCTAAAAAAGGAACAATTCTCCTTATAGATGATGAGGAGGTAGTGAGAGAACTTGGAAAGGATATCCTTGAGGCATATGATTATGAGGTGCTCCTTGCTATACATGGAAATGAAGGGGTGAGGGTGTTTAATGAATGTAAAGATAAGATAGACCTTGTTATACTTGACATGGTAATGCCTGAAAAGGGCGGCAGACAGACATTTAAAGAAATACGGGCGCTAAAGCCTGATGCAAAGGTGCTGATATGCACTGGATATGGAGAGGAACAGTATTTTTATGAGTTATTTGAGGCAGGTGCAGTAGGTTTTCTTCAGAAGCCTTTTCAGCATACAGAATTGCTAAGCAAGGTTGAGGAGGCAATGGCAAGGTAG
- a CDS encoding TonB-dependent receptor plug domain-containing protein: MSVVLWFLSVIFTLLLPGISIAVETLDESTSEIKRTQISKYTTKEELLLFYEEKDLVVATKRPISVRKAPAIASVITAEEIKNMGARNLMDVLKMVTGIGVSINEYGWYMVEVRGIRTTVTEKIMVMIDGHRLNETYRGSVLAYIYNLALENIKQIEIIRGPGSALYGANAFAAVINIVTKDADDIKGIDISATGGSF; this comes from the coding sequence ATGTCAGTAGTATTGTGGTTTTTGTCAGTAATTTTTACTTTACTACTTCCCGGCATCAGCATTGCAGTAGAAACATTAGATGAATCCACCTCTGAAATAAAACGTACACAAATATCAAAATACACCACAAAAGAAGAATTGCTTTTATTTTATGAGGAAAAAGACCTTGTGGTTGCAACAAAACGGCCAATCTCTGTAAGAAAGGCCCCTGCAATTGCATCAGTTATAACAGCAGAAGAGATAAAAAATATGGGTGCAAGGAATCTCATGGATGTGTTGAAGATGGTCACAGGGATAGGGGTATCCATAAATGAGTACGGGTGGTATATGGTTGAGGTGAGGGGTATCAGGACAACAGTAACCGAGAAAATCATGGTAATGATTGATGGACACAGATTGAATGAAACCTACAGAGGAAGCGTCCTTGCATATATATATAACCTTGCCCTTGAAAATATAAAGCAGATAGAGATAATCAGAGGTCCCGGCTCTGCCCTTTATGGGGCAAATGCCTTTGCGGCTGTTATAAATATAGTTACAAAGGATGCGGATGATATAAAAGGTATAGATATATCTGCTACAGGTGGAAGTTTTTGA